One genomic region from Burkholderia latens encodes:
- the uvrA gene encoding excinuclease ABC subunit UvrA — translation MEQIRIRGARTHNLKNVNLDLPRHKLIVITGLSGSGKSSLAFDTLYAEGQRRYVESLSAYARQFLQLMEKPDVDLIEGLSPAISIEQKATSHNPRSTVGTVTEIHDYLRLLFARVGTPYCPDHDIPLEAQSVSQMVDAALALPEETKLMILAPVVANRKGEHAELFEDMQAQGFVRFRVRSGGGTANEGVAKIYEVESLPKLKKNDKHTIDVVVDRLKVRPDMKQRLAESFETALRLADGRAIALEMDTDREHLFSSKFACPICSYSLQELEPRLFSFNNPMGACPECDGLGQITFFDPKRVVAHPSLSLAAGAVKGWDRRNQFYFQMLQSLAAFYEFDIDAAFEDLPEKIRKVLLYGSGKQTIPFSYINERGRTTIREHVFEGIIPNLERRYRETDSVAVREELAKYQNNQPCPSCDGTRLRREARHVRVGTGDYARGIYEISGWPLRDALGYFDGLSLDGAKREIADKVIKEIVARLTFLNNVGLDYLSLERSAETLSGGEAQRIRLASQIGSGLTGVMYVLDEPSIGLHQRDNDRLIATLKHLRDLGNSVIVVEHDEDMIRTADYVVDMGPGAGEHGGVVVAEGTPKQVQSNPQSLTGQYLVGKRTIEYPDERIAPDPERMLRIVDAHGNNLKHVDLELPVGLLTCITGVSGSGKSTLINDTLYHAVARHLYGSSAEPAPHEAIEGLEHFDKVINVDQSPIGRTPRSNPATYTGLFTPIRELFSGVPTAKERGYDPGRFSFNVKGGRCESCQGDGVLKVEMHFLPDVYVPCDVCHGKRYNRETLEVQYKGKNISEVLDMTVEHAYEFFSAVPVIARKLKTLLDVGLGYIRLGQSATTLSGGEAQRVKLSLELSKRDTGRTLYILDEPTTGLHFHDIALLLEVIHRLRDQGNTVVIIEHNLDVIKTADWVIDLGPEGGAGGGQIIAQGTPEQVAKTKASFTGKYLAPLLKRPARKAAAG, via the coding sequence ATGGAACAGATACGTATCCGTGGGGCACGCACCCACAACCTGAAAAACGTCAATCTCGACCTGCCGCGCCACAAGCTGATCGTGATTACCGGGTTGTCAGGGTCGGGCAAGTCGTCGCTTGCGTTCGACACCCTTTATGCCGAGGGTCAGCGCCGCTACGTCGAAAGCCTGTCCGCGTACGCCCGCCAGTTCCTGCAGCTGATGGAGAAACCCGACGTCGACCTGATCGAAGGCCTGTCCCCGGCGATCTCGATCGAGCAGAAGGCAACGTCGCACAACCCGCGCTCGACCGTCGGCACGGTCACCGAAATCCACGACTACCTGCGACTTTTGTTCGCACGTGTCGGCACGCCGTACTGCCCGGACCACGACATCCCGCTCGAGGCGCAGAGCGTCTCGCAGATGGTCGACGCGGCGCTCGCGCTGCCCGAGGAAACCAAACTGATGATCCTCGCGCCCGTCGTCGCGAACCGCAAGGGCGAGCACGCGGAGCTGTTCGAGGACATGCAGGCGCAGGGCTTCGTGCGCTTTCGCGTGCGCTCGGGCGGCGGCACCGCGAACGAAGGCGTCGCGAAGATCTACGAGGTCGAGTCGCTGCCGAAGCTGAAGAAGAACGACAAGCACACGATCGACGTCGTCGTCGACCGCCTTAAAGTGCGCCCGGACATGAAGCAGCGCCTCGCGGAATCGTTCGAGACCGCCCTGCGCCTCGCCGACGGCCGCGCGATCGCGCTCGAGATGGACACCGACCGCGAACACCTGTTCAGCTCGAAGTTCGCGTGCCCGATCTGCTCGTACTCGCTGCAGGAGCTCGAGCCGCGCCTGTTCTCGTTCAACAATCCGATGGGCGCGTGCCCGGAATGCGACGGCCTCGGCCAGATCACGTTCTTCGACCCGAAGCGGGTTGTCGCGCACCCGTCGCTGTCGCTCGCCGCCGGCGCCGTGAAAGGCTGGGACCGCCGCAATCAGTTCTACTTCCAGATGCTGCAGAGCCTTGCGGCGTTCTACGAATTCGACATCGACGCGGCGTTCGAAGATCTCCCCGAAAAGATCCGCAAGGTGCTGCTGTACGGCTCAGGCAAGCAGACGATCCCGTTCTCGTACATCAACGAGCGCGGCCGCACGACGATCCGCGAGCATGTGTTCGAAGGGATCATCCCGAACCTCGAGCGCCGCTACCGCGAGACCGATTCGGTCGCGGTGCGCGAAGAGCTCGCGAAATACCAGAACAACCAGCCGTGCCCGTCGTGCGACGGCACGCGGCTGCGCCGCGAAGCGCGCCACGTGCGCGTCGGCACCGGCGACTACGCGCGCGGCATCTATGAAATCAGCGGCTGGCCGCTGCGCGACGCGCTCGGCTATTTCGACGGCCTGTCGCTCGACGGCGCGAAGCGCGAAATCGCGGACAAGGTGATCAAGGAAATCGTCGCGCGCCTGACCTTCCTGAACAACGTCGGGCTCGATTATCTGTCGCTCGAGCGCAGCGCGGAGACGCTGTCCGGCGGCGAGGCGCAGCGGATCCGGCTCGCGTCGCAGATCGGCTCGGGGCTGACCGGCGTGATGTACGTGCTGGACGAGCCGTCGATCGGTCTGCACCAGCGCGACAACGACCGGCTGATTGCCACGCTCAAGCACCTGCGCGACCTCGGCAACTCGGTGATCGTCGTCGAGCACGACGAGGACATGATCCGCACGGCCGACTACGTCGTCGACATGGGCCCGGGCGCGGGCGAGCACGGCGGCGTCGTGGTCGCCGAAGGCACGCCGAAGCAGGTGCAGTCGAACCCGCAGTCGCTCACCGGCCAATATCTGGTCGGCAAGCGCACGATCGAGTATCCGGACGAACGGATCGCGCCCGATCCCGAACGGATGCTGCGCATCGTCGACGCGCACGGCAACAACCTGAAGCACGTCGATCTGGAACTGCCGGTCGGCCTGCTGACCTGCATCACGGGTGTGTCGGGCTCCGGCAAGTCGACGCTGATCAACGACACGCTGTACCACGCGGTCGCGCGCCACCTGTACGGGTCGTCGGCGGAGCCCGCGCCGCACGAGGCGATCGAGGGCCTCGAGCACTTCGACAAGGTAATCAACGTCGATCAGTCGCCGATCGGCCGCACGCCGCGCTCGAACCCGGCCACGTACACCGGCCTGTTCACGCCGATCCGCGAGCTGTTCTCGGGTGTGCCGACCGCGAAGGAGCGCGGCTACGATCCGGGCCGCTTCTCGTTCAACGTGAAGGGCGGCCGCTGCGAGTCGTGCCAGGGCGACGGCGTGCTGAAGGTCGAGATGCACTTCCTCCCGGACGTCTACGTGCCGTGCGACGTGTGCCACGGCAAGCGCTACAACCGCGAAACGCTCGAAGTGCAGTACAAGGGCAAGAACATCAGTGAAGTGCTCGACATGACGGTCGAACACGCATACGAATTCTTCAGCGCGGTGCCGGTCATCGCACGCAAGCTGAAGACGTTGCTCGACGTCGGCCTCGGTTACATCCGCCTCGGCCAGTCGGCCACGACGCTGTCGGGCGGCGAGGCGCAGCGCGTGAAGCTGTCGCTGGAGCTGTCGAAGCGCGACACGGGCCGCACGCTGTACATCCTCGACGAGCCGACCACCGGCCTGCACTTCCACGACATCGCGCTGCTGCTCGAGGTGATCCACCGGCTGCGCGACCAGGGCAACACGGTCGTGATCATCGAGCACAACCTCGACGTGATCAAGACGGCCGACTGGGTGATCGATCTCGGCCCCGAAGGCGGCGCCGGCGGCGGCCAGATCATCGCGCAGGGCACGCCCGAGCAGGTGGCGAAGACCAAGGCGAGCTTTACCGGCAAGTATCTCGCGCCGCTGCTCAAGCGTCCTGCCCGCAAGGCTGCGGCCGGCTGA
- a CDS encoding NUDIX hydrolase, translating into MTFPCIAAARRFDRAAHLRFEIAGRQVGWVRRRDVAKLVRWPDVFELTDERVVLSARYDTVDARSMALASAIGALAAEGAIPGWRDEIYAIRNRFDDPPLAYIERAASRFFGTQTYAVHLNGIVEYAVAPGSPAAPQMWLGRRSATKSTDPGMLDNVVAGGIGWGLGVQETLIKECWEEAGMPAELAARAIAGRAVQVLCSLPEGTQSELIFVYDLPLPRDFAPHNQDGEVAEHLLAGVPEVIAWLREGRATMDASLAMLDTLLRHRWLAAADAEGIDALFAPAA; encoded by the coding sequence ATGACGTTTCCGTGCATCGCTGCTGCGCGCCGCTTCGATCGGGCCGCGCACCTGCGCTTCGAGATCGCCGGCCGACAGGTCGGCTGGGTGCGGCGCCGGGACGTCGCGAAGCTCGTGCGCTGGCCTGACGTGTTTGAACTGACGGACGAGCGCGTCGTGCTGTCGGCACGCTACGACACGGTCGACGCGCGCAGCATGGCGCTCGCGAGCGCGATCGGCGCGCTCGCGGCCGAAGGCGCGATTCCGGGCTGGCGCGACGAAATCTACGCGATCCGCAACCGCTTCGACGATCCGCCGCTCGCGTATATCGAGCGCGCCGCGTCGCGCTTCTTCGGCACGCAGACTTATGCGGTGCATCTGAACGGCATCGTAGAATATGCGGTTGCACCGGGTTCGCCGGCCGCGCCGCAGATGTGGCTCGGCCGCCGCAGCGCGACCAAGTCCACCGACCCCGGCATGCTCGACAACGTCGTCGCGGGCGGCATCGGTTGGGGGCTGGGCGTTCAAGAGACGCTCATCAAAGAATGCTGGGAAGAGGCCGGCATGCCGGCGGAACTCGCGGCGCGCGCGATCGCGGGCCGCGCGGTGCAGGTGTTGTGCTCGCTGCCGGAAGGCACGCAGTCCGAACTGATCTTCGTGTACGACCTGCCGTTGCCGCGCGACTTCGCGCCGCACAACCAGGACGGCGAAGTAGCAGAGCATCTGCTGGCCGGCGTGCCGGAAGTGATCGCGTGGCTGCGCGAAGGCCGCGCGACGATGGATGCGAGCCTCGCGATGCTCGACACGCTGCTGCGCCATCGCTGGCTCGCGGCGGCCGATGCCGAGGGCATCGACGCGCTGTTCGCGCCGGCCGCATAA
- a CDS encoding AI-2E family transporter — protein MEKQQESRDAQSREPHLRSVRLTSDFSLPKLSAIEIGSYLFALVAMVLVIELKLLGGLLAGLLVYQLIHTIAPVIERHTTSMRARWVAVVLLSIAIVGGLTGLTIGIIEHFEHTVPNLQSLLDQLMQIVEQTRARTPAWIANLLPVDVEQMKAKAALLMHSHMDQLQQGGKSVARGFGHVLFGMIIGAMIAIGVEHGKVRRPLSTALVTRVSRFAESFRRIVFAQIKISAINAAFTAIYLLVALPVFHQRLPLSKTLVLVTFIVGLLPVIGNLISNTLIVAVSLSVSMGTAIASLAFLVIIHKLEYFLNAKIIGGQIESRAWELLLAMLIMEAAFGLPGVIAAPIFYAYLKRELYMLRLI, from the coding sequence ATGGAGAAGCAACAAGAGTCGCGCGACGCCCAAAGCCGCGAGCCGCACCTGCGCAGCGTGCGGCTGACGAGCGACTTCAGCCTGCCGAAGCTGTCGGCGATCGAGATCGGCAGTTATCTGTTCGCCCTCGTCGCGATGGTGCTGGTCATCGAGCTCAAGCTGCTCGGCGGGTTGCTCGCCGGATTGCTCGTCTATCAGCTGATCCATACGATCGCGCCGGTCATCGAACGCCACACGACAAGCATGCGCGCGCGCTGGGTCGCCGTCGTGCTGCTGTCGATCGCGATCGTCGGCGGGCTCACCGGCCTGACGATCGGCATCATCGAGCACTTCGAGCACACGGTGCCGAACCTGCAGAGCCTGCTCGACCAGCTGATGCAGATCGTCGAGCAGACGCGCGCACGCACGCCGGCCTGGATCGCGAACCTGCTGCCGGTCGACGTCGAACAGATGAAGGCCAAGGCGGCGCTGCTGATGCACTCGCACATGGATCAGCTTCAACAAGGCGGCAAGAGCGTCGCGCGCGGCTTCGGCCACGTGCTGTTCGGGATGATCATCGGCGCGATGATCGCGATCGGCGTCGAGCACGGCAAGGTGCGCCGGCCGCTGTCGACCGCGCTCGTCACGCGCGTGTCGCGCTTCGCCGAGTCTTTCCGCCGGATCGTGTTCGCGCAGATCAAGATCTCGGCGATCAACGCGGCATTCACCGCGATCTACCTGCTCGTCGCGCTGCCGGTGTTTCACCAGCGGCTGCCGCTGTCGAAGACGCTCGTGCTCGTCACGTTCATCGTCGGCCTGCTGCCGGTGATCGGCAACCTGATCTCGAACACGCTGATCGTCGCGGTGTCGCTGTCGGTCAGCATGGGCACCGCGATCGCGTCGCTCGCGTTCCTCGTGATCATCCACAAGCTCGAATACTTCCTGAACGCGAAAATCATCGGCGGGCAGATCGAGTCGCGCGCGTGGGAGCTGCTGCTGGCGATGCTGATCATGGAAGCCGCGTTCGGCTTGCCGGGCGTGATCGCCGCGCCGATCTTCTATGCGTACCTGAAGCGCGAGCTGTACATGCTGCGGCTGATCTGA
- the purU gene encoding formyltetrahydrofolate deformylase gives MSTDHSFILKLSCPDRHGIVHAVSGFLFERANNILDSAQFGDSRTGEFFMRVHFVQDGGGADAASALDTLRQEFAPLAEQFAMRWEMHDAAVKPRVVIMVSKIGHCLNDLLFRYRTGQLPIEIPAIVSNHKEFYQLAASYNIPFHHFPLVGGSSEAAKAAQEARVLEVIDEHQADLVVLARYMQILSPNMCQRLAGRAINIHHSFLPSFKGAKPYYQAFDRGVKLIGATAHYVTTDLDEGPIIEQEVERVDHSMTPDQLTAIGRDVECVTLARAVKWHVEHRIVLNGTKTVVFR, from the coding sequence ATGTCGACCGATCACAGCTTTATCTTGAAACTGTCGTGCCCCGACCGGCACGGCATCGTCCACGCGGTCTCGGGCTTCCTGTTCGAACGCGCCAACAACATTCTCGATTCGGCGCAGTTCGGCGACAGCCGTACCGGCGAGTTCTTCATGCGCGTGCACTTCGTGCAGGACGGCGGCGGCGCGGATGCCGCGTCGGCGCTCGACACGCTGCGCCAGGAATTCGCGCCGCTCGCCGAGCAGTTCGCGATGCGCTGGGAGATGCACGACGCGGCGGTGAAGCCGCGCGTCGTGATCATGGTGTCGAAGATTGGCCACTGCCTGAACGACCTGCTGTTCCGCTATCGCACCGGCCAGCTGCCGATCGAGATTCCGGCGATCGTGTCGAATCACAAGGAGTTCTACCAGCTCGCCGCGAGCTACAACATTCCGTTCCATCACTTCCCGCTCGTCGGCGGCTCGTCCGAGGCGGCGAAGGCCGCGCAGGAAGCGCGCGTGCTGGAGGTGATCGACGAGCACCAGGCCGATCTCGTCGTGCTCGCGCGCTACATGCAGATCCTGTCGCCGAACATGTGCCAGCGGCTCGCCGGCCGCGCGATCAACATCCACCATTCGTTCCTGCCGAGCTTCAAGGGCGCGAAGCCGTACTACCAGGCGTTCGACCGTGGCGTGAAGCTGATCGGCGCGACCGCGCACTACGTGACGACGGACCTCGACGAAGGCCCGATCATCGAGCAGGAAGTCGAGCGCGTCGATCACAGCATGACGCCCGACCAGCTCACCGCGATCGGTCGCGACGTCGAGTGCGTGACGCTCGCGCGCGCGGTGAAGTGGCACGTCGAACACCGGATCGTGCTGAACGGGACGAAGACGGTCGTGTTCCGCTGA